The following coding sequences lie in one Methanosarcinales archaeon genomic window:
- a CDS encoding NTP transferase domain-containing protein, translated as MKVIIPAAGTGTRLFPHTHTKPKPMVYIAGKPIIGHILDRMIDLEPCEIILVVGYRKELLISYVDKHYKDIFNLRYVDQTERLGLGHSIYLTREFVGDSDIMIALGDMIFKSGYLDFYEQHKNNGQCSGSIGVKEVDEPEKYGIVELESETSCVKNLEEKPEHPTSNLGIAGVYFIQDTEKLFDMLNRILDNNIKTRGEYQLTDALQEMIKRGGKFKTFTVSSWYDCGHANSLLETNRVLLDENATLNNKNDILDSVIMQPVAIGENVKISKSVIGPYASIANDTIIKNSIISNSVIGARAHLKTVNLQSSIIGDDANIIGKYNSLNIGDSSSIEF; from the coding sequence ATGAAAGTAATCATTCCCGCTGCCGGAACAGGAACCCGCCTGTTTCCACATACACATACTAAGCCAAAACCAATGGTCTATATTGCAGGCAAACCGATAATCGGGCATATTCTTGATAGGATGATCGACCTCGAACCATGTGAGATTATTCTAGTAGTTGGATATCGAAAAGAATTGTTAATATCTTATGTAGATAAACATTATAAGGATATTTTCAATTTACGATATGTTGACCAGACTGAAAGGCTAGGCCTTGGGCATTCTATCTATTTGACCCGGGAATTTGTTGGCGATTCTGATATTATGATTGCACTTGGGGATATGATCTTTAAATCCGGTTATCTGGATTTTTATGAACAACATAAGAATAATGGACAATGTTCAGGTTCTATTGGGGTAAAGGAAGTAGATGAACCGGAAAAGTATGGTATCGTTGAATTAGAATCTGAAACATCATGCGTAAAAAACCTTGAGGAAAAACCAGAGCATCCTACCTCAAATCTTGGGATTGCCGGTGTTTATTTTATACAGGATACTGAAAAACTATTTGATATGCTTAATCGGATTTTAGATAATAATATTAAAACCAGAGGTGAATATCAATTAACAGATGCTCTGCAGGAGATGATTAAACGTGGAGGAAAATTCAAGACTTTCACTGTTTCAAGCTGGTATGATTGTGGACATGCAAATTCTTTGTTGGAAACAAATCGAGTGCTATTGGATGAAAATGCAACGTTGAATAATAAAAACGACATCTTGGATTCTGTAATAATGCAACCAGTCGCAATCGGAGAAAATGTTAAAATTTCAAAATCTGTTATAGGGCCATATGCATCTATTGCAAATGATACGATAATTAAAAATTCAATCATTTCAAATAGTGTTATCGGGGCTCGAGCACATTTAAAAACGGTAAATCTACAGTCTTCAATTATAGGTGATGATGCAAACATTATTGGTAAATATAATTCACTTAATATCGGAGATTCATCTTCAATTGAATTTTAG